From a single Halorussus limi genomic region:
- a CDS encoding aminoglycoside phosphotransferase family protein: MTEEVRSIARRELGAVPDEVARVAEGLLHETYRISCDGETYVLQFSSDADESRVDSLRRGARCYDLLRDSEIPVPDVVAERPASDDGRRYLLVERIPGQTAERDITLNRVRNAGRYLAKIHEFRTFEESGWIRFENRRPNVRGFEEGGLAHRIRRTLTEDAAVLDFDRSYSGHAQRDLVKAASCFWMHDPCSDWNVRAKLYEGYRDVAEVGDDFEANEPLYRAETLVGTVAGLVRLNELSEYEAEFYSERILEAVERLEVT; encoded by the coding sequence ATGACCGAGGAAGTCCGCTCGATAGCGAGACGCGAACTGGGAGCGGTCCCGGACGAGGTGGCACGGGTAGCGGAGGGACTGCTCCACGAGACCTATCGAATCAGTTGCGACGGCGAGACCTACGTCCTCCAGTTTTCGTCGGACGCCGACGAGAGTCGGGTCGATTCGCTGCGGCGCGGCGCGCGCTGCTACGACCTGCTCCGGGACTCTGAGATTCCGGTTCCGGACGTCGTAGCGGAGCGTCCGGCGTCGGACGACGGCAGACGGTACTTGCTCGTCGAACGGATTCCGGGGCAAACGGCTGAGCGCGACATCACTCTGAATCGCGTCCGGAACGCCGGTCGCTACTTGGCGAAGATACACGAGTTCCGTACCTTCGAGGAATCGGGATGGATTCGCTTCGAGAACCGACGGCCGAACGTTCGCGGATTCGAGGAGGGTGGGCTGGCGCACCGGATACGGCGGACATTGACGGAGGACGCGGCGGTCCTTGACTTCGACCGGTCGTACTCCGGCCACGCCCAGCGTGACCTCGTGAAGGCGGCCAGCTGCTTCTGGATGCACGACCCGTGTAGCGATTGGAACGTGCGAGCGAAACTCTACGAGGGGTATCGAGACGTGGCCGAAGTCGGTGACGATTTCGAAGCGAACGAACCGCTCTACAGAGCCGAGACGCTCGTCGGTACGGTCGCGGGTCTCGTGCGACTGAACGAACTCTCCGAATACGAGGCGGAGTTCTACTCCGAGCGCATCCTCGAAGCGGTCGAACGGCTCGAAGTTACCTGA
- a CDS encoding ArsR/SmtB family transcription factor, which translates to MADLLPSSPDPSAGDGGEPKVVGVDSDDADDLLAALQSETARDLLAALYDDPATPSELAETADTSIQNVRYHLERLTDADLVEVADTVYSEKGREMKVYAPAAKPLVVFAGGDDEVPGLESALSRLLGGLGVLGLSSLLVQRFFGGPNAVGDSLVEREWSGQSLAETTAGENLTAPSVTLDAATTRPEATRTAADGVDTKAEATRTTVEEVQTGATPNEAVTEATRTVTEEAATTVATSGSTGGLPPGVVFFAGGLAVLLALGVAWYVRAR; encoded by the coding sequence ATGGCCGATCTCCTGCCCTCCAGTCCCGACCCCTCCGCCGGAGACGGGGGCGAACCCAAAGTCGTCGGCGTGGACAGCGACGACGCCGACGACCTGCTCGCGGCCCTCCAGTCCGAGACGGCCCGCGACCTGCTCGCGGCGCTGTACGACGACCCGGCGACGCCCTCCGAACTCGCCGAGACCGCCGACACCTCCATCCAGAACGTCCGGTATCACCTCGAACGACTGACCGACGCCGACCTCGTGGAAGTCGCCGACACCGTCTACTCCGAGAAGGGCCGCGAGATGAAGGTGTACGCGCCCGCCGCGAAACCGCTCGTCGTCTTCGCCGGCGGCGACGACGAGGTGCCCGGACTCGAATCCGCGCTCTCCCGACTGCTCGGCGGACTCGGCGTTCTCGGCCTGTCGAGTCTCCTCGTCCAGCGGTTCTTCGGCGGACCGAACGCGGTCGGCGACTCGCTCGTCGAACGGGAGTGGAGCGGGCAGTCGCTGGCCGAGACGACCGCCGGAGAGAACCTGACCGCGCCCAGCGTGACCCTCGACGCCGCGACGACTCGGCCGGAGGCCACGCGGACCGCGGCCGACGGAGTCGATACGAAAGCCGAGGCGACTCGAACCACGGTCGAGGAGGTCCAGACGGGCGCGACTCCGAACGAGGCCGTCACGGAGGCGACCCGAACCGTCACCGAGGAGGCGGCGACCACGGTGGCTACCTCGGGGTCGACCGGCGGTCTCCCGCCGGGGGTGGTCTTCTTCGCGGGCGGACTCGCGGTCTTGCTCGCACTCGGAGTCGCGTGGTACGTGCGCGCCCGGTGA
- a CDS encoding zinc ribbon domain-containing protein — protein sequence MEQLLESRETGTDDVDLSRGADDFDSLLFCGRCGERFQAAEATDDGWYYRCPNEDCDAEGIHEDLYPVKDVLPSTH from the coding sequence ATGGAACAACTGCTCGAGAGTCGGGAGACCGGCACTGACGACGTAGACCTTTCCCGCGGCGCGGACGACTTCGACTCCCTGCTCTTCTGTGGCCGATGCGGGGAGCGATTTCAGGCCGCGGAGGCCACCGACGACGGGTGGTACTATCGATGTCCGAACGAGGACTGCGACGCCGAGGGTATCCACGAGGACCTCTACCCGGTGAAAGACGTTCTCCCGTCGACACACTGA
- a CDS encoding cyclase family protein → MSDRDRSTADLTQPLDADATVYPGDPAVESAPAATHDSDGYRVTELRFGSHSGTHVDAPSHTEPDGKNLDAFGVEEFVFDAQLVDCTGLGARDPIGPEVIPGPKSGGDAETEMLVLRTGWDAHWGTDRYFDHPYLTAEAAATCADRGWHVGLDALSPDPSPSETGTEEGESTSESVGTGKLTGAEESGEMGASAGTEKPNETEESDGTSEPDGVPAHRELLGSGLFVVENLTGLGEVPDRFELLAYPLALVDADGSPVRAVATW, encoded by the coding sequence ATGTCCGACCGCGACCGCTCTACTGCCGACCTCACTCAACCGCTCGACGCCGACGCCACCGTCTACCCCGGCGACCCGGCGGTCGAATCCGCACCCGCGGCGACCCACGACTCCGACGGCTACCGCGTGACGGAGTTACGGTTCGGGAGTCACTCGGGGACCCACGTCGACGCGCCGAGTCACACCGAACCCGACGGAAAGAATCTAGACGCGTTCGGCGTCGAGGAGTTCGTCTTCGACGCGCAACTCGTGGACTGCACTGGACTGGGAGCGCGCGACCCCATCGGCCCGGAGGTGATTCCCGGGCCGAAGAGCGGAGGGGACGCCGAGACCGAGATGCTGGTCCTCCGGACCGGGTGGGACGCCCACTGGGGCACCGACCGGTACTTCGACCACCCGTACCTGACCGCGGAGGCGGCGGCGACCTGTGCCGACCGCGGGTGGCACGTCGGTCTCGACGCGCTGAGTCCCGACCCGTCGCCGAGCGAGACCGGCACGGAGGAGGGGGAGAGTACGAGCGAATCGGTCGGGACCGGAAAATTGACTGGAGCGGAGGAATCGGGCGAAATGGGAGCGTCTGCTGGAACGGAGAAACCGAACGAAACGGAAGAATCAGACGGGACGAGCGAACCGGACGGCGTGCCCGCCCATCGGGAACTGCTCGGGAGCGGACTGTTCGTGGTGGAGAACCTGACCGGACTCGGAGAGGTACCGGACCGATTCGAACTGCTAGCCTACCCGCTCGCGCTGGTGGACGCCGACGGGTCGCCCGTGAGGGCCGTGGCGACGTGGTGA
- a CDS encoding metal-dependent hydrolase translates to MMATTHALFGVVLATATATVAPEFAPVAFVAGVVGSVFPDLDLYAGHRRTLHFPVYYAVAALPAVALAVVSPVAETVALALFLAGAAAHSLMDVFGGGLELKPWRAESDRAVYDHYRGRWVAPRRWIRYDGAPEDLLVAGFFAAPALVVWTGPPRTFVAAVLLVSAGYALARKPLAALVERLVPALPSALRSRLPERFRATADRTPPAQTGD, encoded by the coding sequence ATGATGGCGACCACTCACGCGCTGTTCGGCGTCGTCCTCGCGACCGCGACGGCGACCGTCGCGCCCGAGTTCGCGCCGGTCGCGTTCGTCGCGGGGGTCGTCGGGAGCGTGTTCCCCGACCTCGACCTCTACGCGGGCCACCGCCGGACCCTCCACTTCCCGGTCTACTACGCGGTCGCCGCGCTCCCTGCAGTCGCGCTCGCGGTCGTCTCGCCGGTCGCCGAGACGGTCGCGCTCGCGCTGTTTCTCGCCGGAGCGGCGGCCCATTCGCTGATGGACGTGTTCGGCGGCGGTCTCGAACTCAAGCCGTGGCGCGCCGAGTCCGACCGGGCGGTCTACGACCACTACCGCGGGCGGTGGGTCGCGCCCCGGCGCTGGATTCGCTACGACGGCGCGCCCGAGGACCTGCTCGTCGCCGGGTTCTTCGCCGCGCCCGCCCTCGTCGTCTGGACCGGCCCGCCCCGGACTTTCGTCGCCGCGGTCCTGCTCGTCTCGGCGGGGTACGCGCTGGCCCGGAAACCCCTCGCGGCGCTGGTCGAGCGACTCGTTCCGGCCCTGCCGTCGGCCCTGCGGTCGCGCCTCCCCGAACGGTTTCGCGCCACCGCGGACCGGACGCCGCCGGCCCAGACCGGCGACTGA
- a CDS encoding GNAT family N-acetyltransferase: MFPDEIETERLRFVRLSRDTVPTAELYQHMRTGAPHMSEVSEYAMWDPHETPKDTHDFLVSVEERWDDREQATYAIFARDDSGDELVGTTNLDFDWDRRSAELGVWLRRRFWGRGYSGERAAALLELAFDRLDLELVGASHRTDNERSRRAIEKYVERFGGQHDGVLRDFFPRDGEVGDLHRYTISREQYRDATADRD, translated from the coding sequence GTGTTTCCCGACGAAATCGAGACCGAGCGCCTGCGATTCGTGCGTCTCTCGCGAGACACTGTGCCGACCGCGGAACTCTACCAGCACATGCGCACCGGGGCACCGCACATGAGCGAGGTCAGCGAGTACGCGATGTGGGACCCCCACGAGACGCCGAAGGACACCCACGACTTCCTCGTGAGTGTCGAGGAGCGGTGGGACGACCGCGAGCAGGCGACCTACGCCATCTTCGCCCGTGACGACTCCGGCGACGAACTCGTGGGCACGACGAACCTCGACTTCGACTGGGACCGTCGGTCGGCCGAACTCGGCGTCTGGCTCCGCAGGCGGTTCTGGGGCCGGGGGTACTCGGGCGAGCGCGCCGCCGCCCTGCTCGAACTCGCGTTCGACCGACTCGACCTCGAACTCGTCGGCGCGTCCCATCGAACCGACAACGAGCGGTCCCGACGGGCGATAGAGAAGTACGTCGAGCGGTTCGGCGGCCAACACGACGGCGTCCTCCGGGACTTCTTCCCCCGAGACGGCGAGGTCGGGGACCTGCACCGCTACACGATTTCGCGCGAGCAGTACCGCGACGCGACCGCCGACCGCGACTAG
- a CDS encoding ribonuclease H-like domain-containing protein, with amino-acid sequence MKLQNSFIAASGVGEKTERKLWRQGVTHWDDFDDDLLGPKTGRNVREFIDAARERLDAGDADFFGENLPSGSLWRAYDNFADGVCFFDIETTGLDSARHDVTTVSLHRGGDTRTYVQGEDLTAAALREEFAESSMLVSFNGKRFDQPFLEDSFDLDVTTPHLDLMYTCKQIGLSGGLKSVEKEVGIDRSDDDVDGREAVRLWHRYDRDEDDAALDRLVKYNREDAENLRDLLEHVHESLRADVFDPYVPEEATN; translated from the coding sequence ATGAAACTCCAGAACTCGTTCATCGCCGCGAGCGGGGTGGGCGAGAAGACCGAGCGCAAACTCTGGCGGCAGGGCGTCACCCACTGGGACGACTTCGACGACGACCTGCTCGGCCCGAAGACCGGCCGGAACGTCCGGGAGTTCATCGACGCGGCCCGCGAGCGACTCGACGCCGGGGACGCCGACTTCTTCGGCGAGAACCTGCCGAGCGGGAGCCTCTGGCGGGCCTACGACAACTTCGCCGACGGCGTCTGCTTCTTCGACATCGAGACCACCGGACTCGACAGCGCGCGCCACGACGTGACCACGGTCAGCCTCCACCGCGGTGGCGACACCCGGACGTACGTGCAGGGCGAGGACCTCACCGCGGCGGCGCTCCGCGAGGAGTTCGCCGAGTCGAGCATGCTAGTCTCGTTCAACGGCAAGCGATTCGACCAGCCGTTCTTGGAGGACAGTTTCGACCTCGACGTGACCACGCCCCACCTCGATTTGATGTACACGTGCAAGCAAATCGGTCTCTCGGGCGGTCTGAAGAGCGTCGAGAAGGAGGTCGGCATCGACCGCTCGGACGACGACGTGGACGGCCGCGAGGCGGTCCGACTCTGGCACCGCTACGACCGCGACGAGGACGACGCCGCGCTCGACCGACTCGTGAAGTACAACCGCGAGGACGCCGAGAACCTGCGAGACCTGCTCGAACACGTCCACGAGAGTCTGCGGGCCGACGTGTTCGACCCGTACGTGCCCGAGGAAGCGACGAACTGA
- a CDS encoding Eco57I restriction-modification methylase domain-containing protein produces the protein MRGTPKYRTNRGLFSNRYLDERLPETDDWTAADETEVRAAYESIRDRYRRESDRIADYSERGVRENLVGPVFETLGLTTAVEGPASGERLGPDYALFGSEQAREDAVERRRGGQSFHANALAVADVERWDRSLDGSTDRERTDPSYRIHVSLDATGLDRGVLTNGRKWRLYYRPTGYQPDSYYEIDLPALLETGDGEAFKYFYLFFRREAFLGGGRDADSGRSERGERSGDDHRRASDAGSEATPANRIAGDRPFVERVYRESNAFAEELSEDLGENVREALELLAQGFVADADDVPADDLDTVYEASLTYLYRLVFVLYAESDGRDLLDTDDERYRARYSLSALKRRVAAELDSPDPAYRPQQTTLWDRLDDLFALVDRGSESPGVPDDDLYVPACDGGLFESDPDAGEVAAFLDSRAVGDTYLARVVDLLARRESPRGDGRAFVDYSSLGVRHLGSIYEGLLEYDLAVADRPLAAVREGGEQEWVPAEDAPAEAAVERVEPGDVYLTTGTGERKTTGSYYTPEFVVEYAVESALEPLLDEIRSDLNPEGPDYADEFAERVFDLSVLDPAMGSGHFLVETVEYLAKAISEAHRTQTRNAMAERPEETGSDDDAAEPGDPPDVDRVRRRVARRCIYGVDSDGTAVELAKMSLWLRTLTDGRPPAFLDHRLERGDALAGTDAAEVEAMARETAAGADGVGDLSAARREFVAGESESLADVKETERRYDEIRRDDRRRRLAATANVRTAERFGLDVPDDARERVGRALSDSERWADLADRSWFADAQRIADERDFFHWGLAFPEAFYDDEGSPLAEDEAGFDAVVGNPPYVRSRKLPDGPKEYYRAEYDTARGAYDLYVPFAERAADLGRRVSLVVPNKWTTTDYGRALRDRLLDRDGLREVLDASALDVFPDADVYPVVVTYGDAPTSGDGDATAPDEEDDEILVRRPDGDRGLAAAETTAVPRSLVDRLGGRVIPLGVSPDFADLAADALAECDRLGDHATMTEGVHTGNVREKLLVEDDGGERRDSRPKVVDGKSVDRYRLDWDGSRIRYDESLVGPGEYADLRRPDVFEGEKLLVRDISDRPAAVHDESGFYALNTLYVVRSREESDRSLRYLLGVFNSELVATYYRQVYGGTRVSGDYLRFKPMFAERIPVPDPEDAPVGADDVSEVLAERGVEGELGDPTPGPESAIATLTERVRAARDRRTALDCDVLDYLGQRAKSAAGPTLGERCVPARGVGDSVLAETSADRENLRFGEVRVREEETGALALSATARYKPSDGAGADRESGRKTDRETDCWGYAETDSVTAMRIPNPDPTERTLVEAFVPAAAERGAGFAGFREHATATNSLLDRLRALTLPDSERVADDVARYRETRAQADELDDRIAALEGTIDGIVARLYGIGAGRWTER, from the coding sequence ATGAGGGGGACACCGAAGTATCGGACGAACCGAGGCCTGTTCTCGAACCGCTACCTCGACGAGCGACTCCCGGAGACGGACGACTGGACCGCGGCCGACGAGACCGAGGTCCGGGCGGCCTACGAGTCGATTCGCGACCGGTATCGGCGCGAGTCCGACCGTATTGCCGACTACAGCGAACGGGGAGTGCGCGAGAACTTGGTCGGTCCGGTCTTCGAGACGCTGGGGCTGACGACCGCTGTCGAGGGACCCGCCAGCGGCGAGCGACTCGGGCCGGATTACGCCCTGTTCGGGAGCGAGCAGGCCCGCGAGGACGCCGTCGAGCGCCGCCGCGGCGGTCAGTCGTTCCACGCGAACGCGCTCGCTGTCGCCGACGTGGAGCGGTGGGACCGGTCGCTCGACGGAAGCACCGACCGCGAGCGCACCGACCCGAGTTATCGGATTCACGTCTCCCTCGACGCGACGGGACTCGACCGGGGCGTCCTCACGAACGGCCGGAAGTGGCGACTCTACTACCGGCCGACCGGCTATCAGCCCGACTCGTACTACGAGATAGACTTGCCGGCCCTGCTGGAGACCGGCGACGGCGAGGCGTTCAAGTACTTCTACCTGTTCTTCCGGCGCGAGGCGTTTCTCGGCGGGGGCCGGGATGCGGACAGCGGGCGGAGCGAGCGAGGAGAGCGAAGCGGAGACGACCACCGACGAGCGAGCGACGCCGGTAGCGAGGCGACGCCCGCGAACCGTATCGCCGGGGACCGCCCGTTCGTGGAGCGGGTCTACCGCGAGAGCAACGCCTTCGCCGAGGAACTGAGCGAGGACCTCGGAGAGAACGTCCGCGAGGCGCTGGAACTGCTCGCGCAGGGGTTCGTGGCGGACGCTGACGACGTACCTGCGGACGACCTCGACACCGTCTACGAGGCGTCGCTGACCTACCTCTACCGCCTCGTCTTCGTGCTGTACGCCGAGAGCGACGGCCGTGACCTGCTCGACACCGACGACGAGAGGTACCGCGCTCGCTACAGCCTCAGCGCGCTCAAGCGTCGCGTCGCCGCCGAACTCGACAGTCCGGACCCCGCCTATCGGCCGCAGCAGACGACCCTCTGGGACCGACTCGACGACCTGTTCGCGCTCGTGGACCGCGGGAGCGAGTCGCCGGGCGTCCCGGACGACGACCTCTACGTACCGGCGTGCGACGGTGGCCTGTTCGAGTCGGACCCCGACGCGGGCGAAGTGGCCGCGTTCCTCGATTCACGTGCGGTCGGCGACACCTACCTCGCCCGAGTCGTGGACCTGCTAGCCCGTCGCGAGAGTCCGCGCGGGGACGGCCGGGCGTTCGTGGACTACTCGTCGCTCGGCGTGCGCCACCTCGGCAGCATCTACGAGGGCCTGCTGGAGTACGACCTCGCCGTCGCCGACCGGCCGCTCGCGGCGGTTCGGGAGGGCGGCGAGCAGGAGTGGGTCCCCGCCGAGGACGCCCCCGCGGAGGCCGCCGTCGAACGCGTCGAACCCGGCGACGTCTACCTGACGACCGGGACCGGCGAGCGGAAGACCACGGGGTCGTACTACACCCCCGAGTTCGTCGTGGAGTACGCGGTCGAGAGCGCGCTCGAACCCCTGCTGGACGAGATTCGGAGCGACCTGAACCCGGAGGGCCCCGACTACGCCGACGAGTTCGCCGAGCGCGTCTTCGACCTCTCGGTGCTGGACCCCGCGATGGGGAGCGGCCACTTCCTCGTCGAGACGGTCGAGTACCTCGCGAAGGCAATCTCGGAGGCCCACCGGACGCAGACGCGTAACGCGATGGCCGAGCGCCCGGAGGAGACCGGAAGCGACGACGACGCGGCCGAACCGGGCGACCCGCCCGACGTCGACCGAGTGCGGAGGCGGGTCGCCCGGCGGTGCATCTACGGCGTGGACAGCGACGGCACGGCGGTCGAGTTGGCGAAGATGTCGCTGTGGCTCCGGACGCTGACCGACGGGAGGCCGCCGGCGTTCCTCGACCATCGCCTCGAACGCGGCGACGCGCTGGCCGGGACCGACGCGGCCGAAGTCGAGGCGATGGCCCGCGAGACGGCCGCGGGCGCGGACGGCGTGGGCGACCTGTCGGCCGCCCGCCGGGAGTTCGTCGCCGGCGAGAGCGAGAGTCTCGCGGACGTGAAGGAGACCGAGCGCCGGTACGACGAGATTCGGCGAGACGACCGACGGCGGCGACTCGCCGCGACGGCGAACGTCCGCACCGCCGAGCGGTTCGGTCTCGACGTTCCCGACGACGCTCGCGAGCGCGTCGGCCGGGCGCTCTCCGACTCCGAGCGGTGGGCCGACCTCGCCGACCGGTCGTGGTTCGCCGACGCCCAGCGAATCGCCGACGAGCGCGACTTCTTCCACTGGGGTCTCGCCTTCCCCGAGGCGTTCTACGACGACGAGGGGTCGCCGCTGGCAGAGGACGAGGCCGGGTTCGACGCCGTGGTCGGCAACCCGCCCTACGTCAGGAGTCGGAAGCTGCCCGACGGCCCGAAGGAGTACTACCGCGCGGAGTACGACACCGCGCGGGGCGCCTACGACCTCTACGTCCCCTTCGCGGAACGCGCGGCCGACCTCGGCCGCCGGGTCTCGCTGGTCGTCCCGAACAAGTGGACCACGACCGACTACGGGCGGGCGCTCCGGGACCGCCTGCTCGACCGCGACGGACTCCGGGAGGTCCTCGACGCCTCGGCCCTCGACGTGTTCCCGGACGCCGACGTCTATCCGGTGGTCGTGACCTACGGCGACGCGCCGACCTCGGGCGACGGCGACGCGACGGCCCCGGACGAGGAAGACGACGAAATCCTCGTCCGTCGGCCGGACGGGGACCGGGGACTCGCGGCCGCCGAGACCACCGCGGTCCCCCGGTCGCTCGTGGACCGGCTCGGCGGCCGGGTGATTCCCCTCGGCGTGTCCCCCGACTTCGCCGACCTCGCGGCCGACGCGCTGGCGGAGTGCGACCGCCTCGGCGACCACGCGACGATGACCGAGGGCGTCCACACCGGGAACGTCCGCGAGAAACTGCTGGTCGAGGACGACGGCGGAGAGCGCCGCGACTCCCGCCCGAAAGTCGTGGACGGGAAATCGGTCGACCGATACCGCCTCGACTGGGACGGGTCGCGGATTCGCTACGACGAGTCGCTGGTCGGACCCGGCGAGTACGCCGACCTGCGGCGCCCGGACGTCTTCGAGGGCGAGAAACTCCTCGTCCGGGACATCAGCGACCGGCCCGCGGCGGTCCACGACGAGTCGGGGTTCTACGCGCTCAACACCCTCTACGTCGTCCGGTCACGCGAGGAGTCGGACCGCTCGCTGCGCTACCTGCTCGGGGTCTTCAACTCCGAGTTGGTGGCGACCTACTACCGGCAGGTGTACGGCGGCACCCGCGTCAGCGGCGACTACCTCCGGTTCAAGCCGATGTTCGCCGAGCGGATTCCGGTGCCCGACCCCGAGGACGCGCCGGTCGGCGCCGACGACGTGTCCGAAGTCCTCGCGGAGCGCGGGGTCGAAGGCGAACTCGGAGACCCGACTCCGGGCCCCGAGTCCGCGATAGCGACCCTGACGGAGCGCGTCCGCGCGGCCCGCGACCGGCGGACCGCGCTCGACTGCGACGTGCTGGACTACCTCGGTCAGCGAGCGAAGTCGGCGGCCGGGCCGACCCTCGGCGAGCGGTGCGTCCCCGCTCGCGGCGTCGGCGACTCGGTCCTCGCCGAGACGAGCGCCGACCGGGAGAACCTTCGGTTCGGCGAAGTTCGGGTCCGAGAGGAGGAGACCGGTGCGCTCGCGCTGTCGGCGACGGCGCGTTACAAGCCCTCGGACGGTGCGGGCGCGGACCGCGAGAGCGGACGCAAAACCGACCGCGAGACCGATTGCTGGGGGTACGCCGAGACCGACTCCGTGACCGCGATGCGGATACCGAACCCCGACCCGACCGAGCGTACGCTGGTCGAGGCGTTCGTCCCGGCCGCGGCCGAACGCGGCGCGGGGTTCGCGGGGTTCCGCGAGCACGCCACCGCGACCAACTCCCTGCTCGACCGCCTGCGGGCGCTGACGCTGCCCGACTCCGAGCGAGTCGCCGACGACGTGGCGCGCTACCGGGAGACCCGGGCGCAGGCCGACGAACTCGACGACCGAATCGCGGCGCTGGAAGGGACCATCGACGGAATCGTCGCTCGGCTGTACGGAATCGGCGCAGGACGGTGGACCGAGCGGTAG
- a CDS encoding IS1595 family transposase, whose translation MSSAQPAFGAMFRELIKLGVVEIDTEPLDAGIERRLKEFWENTSCPRCGHNSVQTWPHLDRVWCRNCNFKPVYTYGTPFHEKHLTCGEVLLAFTLYADTLLSINQIAPLLGRAYKTVHTAIREVEAAIHRGFPVVWGLLDQTIDGRTQVDESGIVCSGYKGQEPPRNSRSRGGSSQTGRSRWRGRHGDQLTLVAACRDSLRVIRGQLGIDFSGDLEPVIREAEDLSQRLGEVWTDGLQAYREMDYDHRTVVHKERYVSPDGVHINQAECLFSLVQPWLRKFRGLSKQGLEQAAHTFGIIRSLNLAGESIESAIDCLIIGAFHSST comes from the coding sequence ATGTCTTCTGCTCAGCCGGCGTTCGGCGCGATGTTTCGAGAGTTGATCAAGCTGGGCGTCGTCGAGATCGACACCGAGCCGCTCGATGCGGGCATCGAGCGGCGACTCAAGGAATTCTGGGAGAATACATCCTGTCCACGGTGCGGGCACAACTCTGTTCAAACGTGGCCGCATCTCGACCGCGTTTGGTGTCGTAACTGCAACTTCAAGCCGGTCTACACCTACGGAACGCCGTTTCACGAGAAGCACCTCACCTGCGGCGAGGTACTTCTCGCGTTCACGCTCTACGCCGATACGTTGCTCAGTATCAACCAGATCGCGCCGTTGCTCGGTCGGGCCTACAAAACCGTTCACACGGCGATTCGAGAGGTGGAAGCCGCGATCCATCGCGGCTTCCCCGTCGTTTGGGGACTCCTCGACCAGACCATCGATGGACGGACGCAAGTTGACGAATCTGGCATAGTCTGTTCGGGGTATAAGGGACAAGAGCCGCCGCGAAACAGCCGTTCTCGCGGCGGCTCGTCCCAAACTGGCCGCTCACGTTGGCGGGGCCGCCACGGTGATCAGCTGACGCTCGTCGCGGCGTGCCGCGACTCGCTTCGCGTGATCCGTGGTCAACTCGGTATCGACTTCAGCGGTGATTTGGAGCCAGTGATTCGGGAGGCTGAAGACCTCTCCCAGCGGCTGGGAGAGGTCTGGACCGACGGACTCCAAGCCTACCGAGAGATGGACTACGATCACCGAACAGTCGTGCACAAAGAGAGATACGTCTCGCCAGACGGCGTCCATATTAACCAAGCTGAGTGCCTGTTTTCGCTCGTCCAGCCGTGGCTGCGGAAGTTCCGCGGCCTGTCCAAGCAGGGCTTGGAACAGGCCGCTCACACCTTCGGCATCATTCGGTCACTCAACCTAGCTGGTGAATCTATCGAGTCAGCCATTGATTGTCTCATTATCGGGGCTTTCCACAGTTCTACATAA
- a CDS encoding DICT sensory domain-containing protein produces MTLTSIIEDVTGTGRTLRVYDPTDPNAVAALERHFEVQNVAVEEATLPEGPDDFVVLQDGDEFLAAADLETLRRAVTFESGLLDATDFESTQVPDVLRHVSDTTFTAYGKQRMILASREIEEQAYRAGGGQLHSGFQRLSLLREQWRLYERIADRGVGVHVYGVPDWRPPETEWLTVHGRDTPEIRRAWFVAFDAPEGGDCALLAAEDDPNEFAGFWTYDSSLTGDVLGHLRAEYGSAQ; encoded by the coding sequence ATGACACTCACGTCGATCATCGAGGACGTGACGGGAACCGGGCGGACGCTGCGGGTCTACGACCCGACGGACCCGAACGCGGTCGCGGCGCTCGAACGACACTTCGAGGTCCAGAACGTCGCCGTCGAGGAGGCCACGCTCCCCGAAGGTCCGGACGATTTCGTCGTGTTACAGGACGGCGACGAGTTCCTCGCGGCCGCCGACCTCGAAACGCTCCGGCGGGCCGTTACCTTCGAGTCGGGACTGCTCGACGCGACCGACTTCGAGTCGACCCAAGTCCCAGACGTTCTCAGGCACGTCAGCGACACCACCTTCACCGCGTACGGCAAGCAGCGCATGATTCTGGCCTCGCGCGAAATCGAAGAGCAAGCGTATCGCGCGGGCGGCGGCCAACTCCACTCGGGGTTTCAGCGACTGTCGCTGCTGCGCGAGCAGTGGAGGCTCTACGAGCGAATCGCCGACCGCGGCGTGGGCGTTCACGTGTACGGCGTGCCCGACTGGCGACCCCCGGAGACCGAGTGGCTGACCGTCCACGGCCGAGACACCCCCGAGATTCGGAGGGCGTGGTTCGTCGCCTTCGACGCGCCCGAGGGCGGCGACTGCGCGCTCCTCGCCGCGGAGGACGACCCCAACGAGTTCGCCGGGTTCTGGACCTACGACTCGTCGCTGACCGGCGACGTGCTGGGCCACCTTCGAGCGGAGTACGGGAGCGCTCAATAG